In Brevibacillus brevis, a genomic segment contains:
- a CDS encoding helix-turn-helix domain-containing protein has product MQHQVGTKEKIIREARALFAERGYNATTTAEIARRVGVTDAALYKHFTGKKEIFLACVTPSTHVEVEMAGQSSPELLRDLIRARVDLIRSNLDNFNILFRESPYHPELARMFWEQLYTQGKYMENLLNKFSNEDVSPMQIIIYELGITSAIWFILNFEKLQDEFTLEKVPLENIEEGIADFVLHGLLGAKQRSECK; this is encoded by the coding sequence TTGCAGCATCAAGTAGGGACGAAAGAAAAAATCATCCGGGAGGCACGTGCCCTGTTTGCCGAGCGGGGGTACAACGCAACGACCACCGCTGAAATTGCCAGGCGCGTGGGAGTGACGGACGCAGCGCTTTATAAACATTTTACAGGCAAGAAGGAGATTTTCCTGGCCTGTGTCACACCCTCCACCCATGTCGAGGTCGAAATGGCCGGGCAATCGTCTCCCGAGCTGTTGCGGGATCTGATCCGGGCGAGAGTAGACTTGATTCGCAGCAATCTGGACAACTTCAATATCCTGTTTCGGGAATCTCCCTACCATCCAGAGCTTGCACGGATGTTCTGGGAGCAGCTTTACACGCAAGGAAAGTATATGGAAAACCTGTTGAACAAGTTTTCGAACGAAGATGTGTCTCCTATGCAAATCATCATTTATGAATTGGGTATCACCAGCGCGATCTGGTTTATTCTCAACTTCGAAAAGCTGCAGGACGAATTCACTTTGGAGAAAGTGCCGTTGGAAAACATCGAGGAAGGCATCGCCGATTTCGTCCTGCACGGTTTGCTGGGAGCAAAACAACGCTCGGAGTGCAAGTGA
- a CDS encoding LysR substrate-binding domain-containing protein produces MEIRQLHYFMAVCEEMHFTKAAEKIGVSQPTLSQQIRALEDELTIPLFDRIGKKIALTEAGELLFKYGTEIMDTLQNVKDSIADLRHMQSGTLRLGIMPSDLDYRITQLVIDFHREYPNVKLMVIASIAIEAQVLESEVDIGIGTNVLPDERLVTIPLCTEEYVLTVSEKHHLADRTSVTIDELKDLPMVIYPEGFMGREIVEETVRRHGFRLNSILETSSATSILNLVRANIGATVQPEPLIRQMGDPSLRTIRIEDHPPSRSLSIIYRHDRYVTQAAKAFMEQIKRFFQG; encoded by the coding sequence TTGGAAATCCGGCAGCTCCACTATTTCATGGCCGTTTGCGAAGAAATGCATTTCACGAAGGCAGCCGAAAAAATTGGCGTTTCCCAGCCGACGCTCAGCCAGCAAATTCGGGCTTTGGAGGATGAGCTCACCATCCCGCTGTTTGATCGGATCGGCAAAAAAATCGCGCTGACCGAGGCGGGGGAGCTCCTGTTCAAATACGGGACCGAGATCATGGATACCTTGCAAAACGTCAAGGATTCCATCGCCGATTTGCGCCACATGCAGAGCGGGACGCTGCGGCTGGGAATTATGCCGTCCGATCTGGATTACCGGATCACACAGCTCGTCATCGACTTTCATCGGGAGTATCCCAACGTGAAGTTGATGGTGATCGCCTCCATCGCTATCGAAGCGCAGGTATTGGAGAGCGAGGTCGACATCGGGATCGGCACGAACGTACTGCCCGATGAACGGCTGGTTACGATCCCGCTGTGCACGGAGGAGTACGTGCTGACCGTCTCGGAAAAGCATCATCTGGCGGATCGGACGAGCGTGACGATCGACGAGCTGAAAGATCTTCCCATGGTCATTTATCCCGAAGGCTTCATGGGCCGCGAAATCGTCGAAGAGACGGTACGACGACATGGCTTTCGGCTGAATTCCATTCTGGAAACCAGCTCGGCTACATCGATCCTCAATCTGGTGAGGGCGAATATCGGGGCGACCGTCCAGCCGGAGCCGTTAATCCGGCAAATGGGGGATCCGAGCCTGCGGACGATCCGCATCGAAGACCACCCTCCGAGCCGCAGCCTGTCGATCATCTACCGCCACGATCGGTATGTGACCCAGGCGGCTAAAGCCTTCATGGAACAGATCAAACGCTTCTTTCAAGGCTAA
- a CDS encoding class I SAM-dependent methyltransferase codes for MSFSSQLLIGINRFFPLPVHPFNLANDGEMSYTEWQFQKGDQTIQFFLPFHSQEQMFQGKTVLDIGCGGGGKTCYYATFGPKKMIGIDIVPHYAEEGNAFAKQKGLSDVVSFMTGDAANMTFEDNTFDTIIMNDAMEHVGEPEKTLEECFRVLKPGGHLYINFPPYYHPYGAHLSDAIGIPWVHALFSEQALIDAYKELVRDLPDGSDRVSFRFDKKPDGSDTISYINRMTIKRFRRIQQGVTQPAVYEKEIPLRGQLKGLAKLPGFREFFVKMVVCVYQKR; via the coding sequence ATGTCCTTTTCCTCTCAACTCTTGATTGGAATCAACCGCTTTTTCCCTCTCCCCGTCCACCCGTTCAACCTGGCCAACGACGGCGAGATGAGCTATACCGAATGGCAATTTCAAAAAGGGGACCAGACCATTCAGTTCTTCCTCCCCTTCCACTCCCAGGAGCAGATGTTCCAAGGCAAAACCGTGCTGGACATCGGCTGCGGCGGCGGCGGAAAGACGTGCTACTACGCGACCTTCGGGCCGAAGAAAATGATCGGAATCGACATCGTGCCGCACTACGCGGAAGAAGGGAACGCCTTTGCCAAGCAAAAAGGGCTTTCCGATGTCGTCTCCTTCATGACCGGCGACGCCGCGAACATGACGTTTGAAGACAACACCTTCGACACGATCATCATGAACGATGCAATGGAGCACGTAGGCGAGCCGGAGAAGACGCTGGAGGAGTGCTTCCGCGTCCTGAAGCCGGGCGGGCACCTGTACATCAACTTCCCTCCCTACTACCATCCGTACGGCGCCCATCTCTCGGATGCGATCGGAATCCCGTGGGTTCACGCGCTGTTTTCCGAGCAAGCGCTGATCGATGCGTACAAAGAGCTCGTTCGCGACTTGCCTGACGGTTCTGACCGCGTTTCGTTCCGCTTTGATAAAAAGCCCGATGGCAGTGACACGATCTCGTACATCAACCGGATGACCATCAAGCGTTTTCGCCGGATTCAGCAGGGCGTGACCCAACCTGCCGTCTATGAGAAGGAAATTCCGCTGCGCGGCCAGCTCAAAGGTCTTGCAAAGCTCCCGGGCTTCCGTGAGTTTTTCGTGAAAATGGTCGTGTGTGTGTACCAGAAACGATAA
- a CDS encoding polysaccharide biosynthesis protein produces MLKKSHFLAGALILAIAGILSKVIGMFYRIPLQEIVGDNGLGLYQEVYPLYLTFLILATAGVPVALSRVIAEALAEGKRGSVGQILARSMVMMGGIGLVLFAILYVTSPLIAGLMGNPHLTRPIRAISLSLLFVPLIAVIRGFFYGYQKMIYVGLSQIVEQTLRVVFILVASLYLVSLGEDTDSVITGVNFGTMISTFLSLGFLTLLMWLHNRKNTIFSEAKWNRLDWWYDRAFFASMWRIAWPICVSALVIPIFSLTDSFLAINIFRYIWNVDGLTADTWFGIYSRGGPLLQMASLFGSSIALSIVPAIAEAKRQADGERVTTLTKLSLRFAWLIGLPAGLGLTAVAEGANLALYGDVEGTRAMAILGVSAIPLSLLLATNGILQGIGKEKIPALHLLYGVLVKVAATLVFTSLFGMDGLSLSWLCATAFVCILNMRTINRLITVPIHWRFDTLYPLLVANLMLLLAWGATEATSFVLAGKEKLRLLGAVETVIGVGVGLIVYLGLLLVVPLIEDKELDWLPGGAKLRALMNALRKKEAQSKVP; encoded by the coding sequence ATGTTGAAAAAAAGTCATTTTCTCGCAGGCGCTTTGATACTAGCGATTGCGGGAATCTTGTCCAAAGTGATCGGGATGTTTTACCGCATCCCTCTGCAGGAAATAGTGGGGGACAACGGTCTTGGTCTCTACCAGGAAGTCTATCCTCTCTACCTGACCTTTTTGATCTTGGCCACAGCGGGAGTACCCGTCGCTTTGTCACGGGTCATTGCCGAAGCGCTGGCTGAGGGCAAGAGGGGCTCGGTAGGGCAGATTTTGGCGCGCAGCATGGTGATGATGGGAGGCATCGGCCTCGTCCTTTTCGCGATTCTGTACGTCACATCGCCTTTGATCGCCGGTCTGATGGGGAACCCTCACTTGACCCGGCCGATCCGCGCGATTTCCTTGTCGTTGCTGTTCGTCCCCTTGATCGCCGTCATACGCGGTTTCTTTTACGGCTACCAAAAGATGATCTACGTAGGACTCTCCCAAATTGTCGAGCAGACGCTGCGGGTCGTGTTTATTCTGGTGGCTTCGCTCTACCTCGTATCGCTGGGGGAAGATACGGACTCGGTCATCACCGGGGTCAACTTCGGGACGATGATCAGCACGTTTTTGAGCCTCGGCTTCCTCACCTTGCTTATGTGGCTGCACAATCGCAAGAACACCATCTTTTCGGAAGCGAAATGGAACCGGCTCGACTGGTGGTACGACCGCGCGTTTTTCGCGTCGATGTGGCGGATCGCCTGGCCCATCTGCGTCAGTGCGCTGGTCATTCCGATTTTCAGCCTGACCGATTCGTTTCTCGCCATTAATATTTTCCGCTATATTTGGAATGTCGATGGACTGACGGCGGATACGTGGTTCGGGATCTATAGCCGCGGGGGACCGCTCTTGCAAATGGCGAGCCTGTTCGGGTCGTCGATTGCGCTGTCGATCGTGCCTGCCATCGCGGAGGCGAAGAGACAGGCGGACGGGGAGCGCGTCACGACGTTGACCAAGCTGTCTCTGCGCTTCGCCTGGCTGATCGGCTTGCCGGCCGGCCTCGGACTGACTGCAGTTGCCGAGGGGGCAAACCTCGCTCTCTACGGAGATGTGGAGGGCACGCGTGCCATGGCCATACTCGGGGTCAGCGCCATTCCTCTGTCGCTCTTGCTTGCGACGAACGGTATTTTGCAGGGGATCGGCAAGGAGAAGATTCCGGCGCTGCACTTGCTCTACGGCGTTCTGGTCAAAGTAGCTGCAACGCTGGTGTTCACTTCGCTGTTCGGAATGGACGGGCTTTCCCTGTCCTGGCTGTGCGCGACAGCGTTTGTCTGCATCCTCAACATGCGGACGATCAATCGTCTGATCACCGTGCCGATCCATTGGCGCTTCGATACGCTGTATCCGCTGCTCGTCGCCAACCTGATGCTGCTGCTTGCTTGGGGAGCTACGGAAGCGACCTCCTTCGTGCTCGCCGGCAAAGAAAAGCTGCGCTTGCTCGGCGCGGTGGAGACGGTGATCGGAGTCGGGGTGGGCTTGATCGTCTACCTGGGTCTCCTCTTGGTCGTCCCGCTGATCGAGGACAAGGAGCTGGATTGGCTGCCGGGAGGGGCAAAGCTGCGCGCTTTGATGAACGCGCTCCGCAAAAAAGAAGCGCAATCCAAAGTACCGTAG
- a CDS encoding 50S ribosomal protein L11 methyltransferase — translation MEKMWLKYTLLLEREIEDLFVAEVLTSPYTLGWIEPQIEVLTTENGYDYAENTDGPLAGYLFEPMQDTEEEHRQRLRTYILRWEGKVSIKEVELVPEENESWKEEFREVQVGEWWIAPTWTDPEALAAAKHVLWIDPGAAFGTGYHGTTQDILLFLQELSLEDKRVLDIGAGSGILSLYCARNGASHPVWAVDINPQSEYQVRVNAESNHLPESAVRIVIGDASEPAVADSLPEQFDLILVNIGGDEDVAMLPVVDAHLAPEGLVILSGIVEWNLHHVLTSYEKAGYQLEKERQSEEWVTCMLRKSR, via the coding sequence ATGGAAAAAATGTGGCTGAAATACACCTTGCTGCTGGAGCGGGAAATAGAGGACCTGTTTGTCGCGGAAGTGCTCACGAGTCCGTACACGCTGGGCTGGATCGAACCGCAGATCGAGGTGCTGACGACGGAAAACGGGTACGACTATGCGGAAAATACGGATGGACCTCTCGCTGGCTATTTGTTCGAGCCCATGCAGGATACGGAAGAGGAGCACAGACAGCGCCTTCGGACATATATTCTTCGGTGGGAAGGGAAGGTTTCCATCAAGGAGGTCGAACTGGTCCCGGAAGAAAATGAGTCCTGGAAGGAAGAATTCCGCGAGGTGCAGGTCGGCGAATGGTGGATCGCTCCGACGTGGACGGACCCTGAGGCGTTGGCTGCGGCCAAGCACGTGCTGTGGATCGATCCGGGGGCTGCTTTCGGGACTGGCTATCACGGTACGACCCAGGACATCCTCCTGTTTCTCCAAGAGCTTTCTTTGGAGGACAAGCGCGTCCTGGACATCGGAGCGGGCTCGGGAATCCTTTCCCTGTACTGTGCACGCAACGGAGCGAGCCATCCGGTGTGGGCGGTGGACATCAATCCGCAAAGCGAATACCAGGTGAGGGTGAATGCCGAAAGCAACCATTTGCCGGAATCGGCGGTGCGCATCGTGATCGGGGATGCATCCGAACCAGCCGTGGCAGACTCACTTCCCGAGCAGTTCGATCTCATCCTGGTGAATATCGGGGGAGACGAGGACGTGGCGATGCTGCCGGTCGTCGACGCCCATCTCGCTCCGGAAGGTCTGGTCATTCTCTCGGGCATCGTGGAATGGAATTTGCACCACGTGCTTACTTCGTATGAAAAGGCCGGTTATCAGTTGGAAAAAGAGCGCCAATCGGAGGAGTGGGTCACCTGCATGCTGAGAAAAAGCCGCTAG
- a CDS encoding bifunctional cytochrome P450/NADPH--P450 reductase translates to MENNNPIPQPKTYGVLGNIPLIDKDSPTLSFCRLADEYGPLFRFEGFGRSVLIVSGPDLVAEVCDESRFDKAIGHLLKVRDFAGDGLFTSLTEEPNWKKAHQILMPSFSQQAMKGYHDRMVDIATQLVQKWERLNPDESIDVPDDMTRLTLDTIGLCGFNYRFNSYYRETPNPFIVSMVRSLDEAMHYNNRLPIQNKLMLKTKRQYESDIQSMFSLVDKIIAERKARGDQGETDLLARMLNTEDPETGERLDDENIRYQIITFLIAGHETTSGLLSFATYFLLKNPDVLKKAYEEVDRVLTGPVPTYEQVLQLTYVRMILNESLRLWPTAPQIGLFAKEDTVIGGKYPIQKGEGVSVLLPQLHRDKGAWGEDAEQFRPERFEDMSKIPSHAYKPFGNGQRACIGMQFALHEATLVLGMILQHFQLIDHMDYQLKVKQTLTLKPDGFKMRVQLREKKTGISFTPQPQAEVASAPVREDQRQKVTVAGVNNRPLLVLYGSNMGTAEKIAKELADLARLHGIRSEVATLNDRLGHLPKEGALLIVTSSYNGKPPGNARQFVQWLEQVELGELNGVHYSVFGCGDHNWASTYQEVPRYIDEMLAEKGATRFSLRGEGDASADFEKQLDAWKSQMWADAIKTFDLTLNENAEKERGTLNIRFVSGFADTPLAQTYDAIQATVTENRELQQPGSERSTRHIEVQLPEGAAYQEGDHLGVFPRNSEANVNRILRRFRLSGNDQVILSASGVSASHLPLDRAVSLFDLLGQSVEVQEAATRAQIREVAAYTVCPPHKRELEALLEEGTYEEQVLKNRVTMLDLVEKYEACEMPFERFLELLPPLKPRYYSISSSPRVNARRASITVGVVRCPGWNGQGEYRGVASNYLAEQGPGEELVLFVRTPESGFQLPEDTQTPIIMVGPGTGVAPFRGFLQARSRLKQEGAVLGEAHLYFGCRNEADYIYREELEQYQRDGVVVLHTAFSRMEGVPKTYVQDLMARDAAGIIRILDQGGRLFVCGDGKRMAPDVESQLKKGYQSVYGVDEQSAEKWLDSLQTQGKYAKDVWSGV, encoded by the coding sequence ATGGAAAATAACAATCCGATTCCCCAACCGAAAACGTACGGTGTCCTGGGGAACATCCCCTTGATCGACAAGGATTCGCCTACTTTGTCTTTCTGCAGGCTTGCGGACGAGTACGGTCCGCTCTTCCGGTTCGAAGGCTTCGGCAGATCGGTGCTGATCGTCTCCGGCCCAGACCTGGTGGCGGAGGTATGCGATGAGTCGCGTTTTGACAAAGCCATCGGTCATCTGCTGAAAGTTCGGGACTTTGCCGGAGACGGGCTGTTCACAAGCCTTACGGAGGAGCCAAACTGGAAAAAAGCGCACCAGATTCTGATGCCATCCTTTAGCCAGCAAGCCATGAAGGGGTATCACGATAGGATGGTGGACATCGCGACGCAGCTTGTCCAAAAATGGGAGCGATTGAATCCGGATGAGAGCATCGACGTGCCGGACGACATGACACGGCTCACGCTCGATACGATCGGCTTGTGCGGGTTCAATTACCGGTTCAACAGCTATTACAGGGAAACGCCCAACCCGTTCATCGTAAGCATGGTCCGCTCCCTGGATGAAGCGATGCACTACAACAACCGCCTGCCCATTCAAAACAAGCTGATGCTGAAAACAAAACGCCAGTACGAGAGCGATATCCAATCGATGTTCTCTCTGGTGGACAAGATCATCGCGGAGCGCAAAGCCCGCGGAGATCAAGGAGAAACGGACCTGCTGGCGCGGATGCTGAATACCGAGGACCCTGAAACCGGGGAGCGGCTCGACGACGAAAACATTCGCTACCAAATTATTACCTTCCTGATTGCCGGACATGAAACCACGAGCGGCTTGCTTTCCTTTGCCACTTATTTTTTGCTGAAAAACCCGGATGTGCTGAAAAAGGCCTACGAGGAAGTGGATCGGGTCCTGACGGGTCCAGTTCCGACCTATGAGCAAGTCCTGCAGCTCACCTACGTCCGGATGATATTAAACGAGTCGCTGCGTCTGTGGCCGACGGCTCCGCAAATTGGCCTCTTCGCGAAGGAGGATACGGTCATCGGGGGCAAGTATCCGATTCAAAAAGGGGAAGGCGTTTCCGTACTGCTGCCCCAGCTGCACCGGGACAAGGGAGCATGGGGAGAGGATGCCGAGCAATTTCGTCCGGAGCGGTTCGAGGATATGTCCAAGATTCCGAGCCATGCCTACAAACCGTTTGGAAACGGGCAGCGAGCTTGTATCGGTATGCAGTTTGCCCTTCACGAGGCGACTCTCGTTCTGGGGATGATCCTGCAGCACTTTCAACTGATCGATCACATGGACTACCAGCTGAAAGTCAAACAAACGCTGACGCTGAAGCCGGATGGCTTCAAGATGCGTGTACAGCTGCGGGAGAAAAAGACGGGCATTTCTTTCACGCCCCAACCGCAAGCAGAGGTCGCCAGCGCACCAGTCCGGGAAGATCAGCGACAAAAGGTAACCGTCGCTGGCGTGAATAACCGGCCGCTGCTTGTGCTGTACGGCTCCAATATGGGGACGGCAGAGAAGATTGCGAAGGAGCTTGCGGATCTCGCTCGCCTCCACGGGATCCGGAGCGAGGTGGCGACGCTGAACGATCGGCTGGGCCATTTGCCGAAAGAAGGAGCTTTGTTGATTGTCACTTCTTCCTACAACGGAAAACCGCCAGGCAACGCAAGGCAGTTCGTGCAATGGCTGGAGCAGGTCGAGCTGGGCGAGCTGAACGGAGTCCACTATTCCGTGTTTGGCTGCGGAGACCACAACTGGGCTTCGACGTATCAAGAAGTGCCGCGATACATTGACGAAATGCTGGCCGAAAAAGGGGCAACCCGATTTTCTCTTCGCGGTGAAGGGGATGCAAGCGCGGACTTCGAAAAGCAGCTGGACGCATGGAAAAGCCAAATGTGGGCGGACGCGATAAAGACATTCGATTTGACGCTGAACGAGAATGCGGAGAAGGAGCGGGGAACGCTCAACATCCGGTTCGTCAGCGGCTTTGCCGATACGCCTCTCGCCCAAACGTACGATGCGATCCAGGCGACGGTAACGGAAAACCGGGAGCTGCAACAGCCTGGCAGCGAGCGAAGCACACGGCATATCGAGGTGCAGCTGCCAGAGGGGGCTGCGTACCAGGAGGGCGACCACCTCGGCGTCTTTCCGCGGAACAGCGAAGCCAATGTCAACCGTATACTCCGGCGCTTCCGTTTGAGCGGCAATGATCAAGTGATTTTGTCTGCAAGCGGAGTGAGTGCCTCCCATTTGCCTTTGGATCGGGCAGTCTCTCTGTTCGATCTTCTCGGTCAAAGCGTTGAGGTGCAGGAAGCAGCCACACGGGCACAAATCCGCGAAGTGGCCGCGTATACCGTCTGTCCGCCGCACAAGCGCGAATTGGAAGCGCTGCTGGAGGAAGGGACGTACGAAGAGCAGGTGCTCAAGAATCGAGTGACGATGCTTGATCTGGTGGAAAAATACGAGGCGTGTGAAATGCCGTTTGAGCGGTTCCTGGAGCTGTTGCCTCCGCTCAAGCCCCGGTACTATTCGATCTCTAGCTCGCCACGGGTCAATGCTCGACGTGCCAGCATCACGGTTGGCGTCGTTCGTTGCCCTGGATGGAACGGACAGGGCGAATATCGCGGGGTGGCCTCGAATTACTTGGCGGAACAGGGGCCTGGCGAAGAACTGGTGCTGTTTGTTCGGACGCCCGAATCAGGGTTCCAGCTCCCCGAGGACACGCAGACCCCGATCATCATGGTCGGCCCGGGGACTGGAGTAGCGCCTTTCCGCGGGTTCCTGCAAGCCCGCTCGAGGTTGAAGCAGGAAGGAGCAGTCCTTGGCGAAGCGCATCTGTACTTCGGCTGCCGAAACGAGGCGGATTACATTTATCGGGAAGAGCTGGAGCAATATCAACGGGATGGCGTGGTTGTCCTGCACACGGCTTTCTCCCGGATGGAAGGCGTTCCGAAAACGTACGTGCAGGATTTGATGGCCCGGGATGCGGCAGGAATCATTCGCATTCTGGATCAGGGCGGACGGCTGTTCGTGTGCGGAGACGGGAAAAGGATGGCTCCGGATGTTGAGAGCCAGTTGAAAAAGGGGTATCAGTCCGTGTACGGGGTGGATGAGCAGTCAGCCGAGAAATGGTTGGACAGCCTTCAGACTCAGGGGAAATATGCGAAAGATGTTTGGTCGGGTGTATAA
- a CDS encoding MFS transporter: protein MDLKRYLLPLTALFLASLNLRPVITSVSPLLGTIRENLGMSGSTASLLTSLPVLCMGFFAPAAVKLGQRWSMERTIAYCLLLIGAATAARYLTGSSWLMLGTAFLAGIGIAIIGPLLSGFIKEKFPNPSAIVGVYSMAMVFGAALGSGLAVPLQTVLDDSWQASVASWSVLAFLALIFWWKPVRKAPKHAHTNASNVHTAPSSESGRGDLRRLLSNKRAWLLTCFFAMMASMFYSVTAWLAPMVEELGYDKQTAGMVLSLFTLVQIPVSLFLPILVSRFQRRVVWLVGCSVMELIGLILLQLHVSPWFVCIFLGIGAGGLFPMALMLPIDETSTAEEASALSAMNQSGGYILASFGPFLVGLIHDRTGNFSAPLLVLTAVVVAMMIVQLRIGNKKEKSVRSEKQAASSLRGSSAR from the coding sequence TTGGATCTGAAACGATACCTTCTTCCACTGACCGCCCTTTTCCTCGCTTCCCTCAATCTGCGCCCGGTCATCACTTCCGTTTCCCCGCTGCTGGGGACGATCCGCGAAAATTTGGGCATGAGCGGGTCCACGGCGAGTCTGCTGACTTCCCTGCCTGTACTTTGCATGGGGTTCTTCGCGCCAGCGGCCGTGAAGCTGGGCCAGCGCTGGAGCATGGAGCGGACGATTGCCTACTGCCTTCTGCTGATTGGCGCAGCTACGGCCGCCAGGTATCTCACCGGCTCATCCTGGCTGATGCTTGGCACCGCATTTCTCGCCGGCATCGGGATTGCCATCATCGGGCCTTTATTGTCCGGTTTTATCAAAGAAAAGTTCCCCAACCCCTCTGCGATCGTCGGAGTCTATTCCATGGCGATGGTCTTCGGTGCCGCTCTCGGGTCGGGATTGGCCGTGCCTTTGCAAACCGTCTTGGACGATTCCTGGCAGGCTTCCGTCGCTTCCTGGTCCGTCCTGGCCTTTCTGGCGCTGATCTTCTGGTGGAAGCCTGTCCGAAAGGCACCGAAGCACGCGCACACGAATGCCTCAAACGTCCACACGGCGCCCTCGTCCGAATCGGGAAGAGGCGACTTGCGGCGTCTGCTGTCCAACAAACGCGCCTGGCTCCTGACTTGCTTCTTCGCCATGATGGCTTCCATGTTTTACTCCGTGACCGCCTGGCTGGCTCCGATGGTCGAGGAACTGGGCTACGACAAACAGACTGCCGGAATGGTCTTGAGCCTGTTCACGCTGGTGCAGATTCCGGTCAGCCTTTTCCTGCCGATCCTCGTCAGCCGTTTTCAGCGCAGAGTCGTCTGGCTGGTCGGCTGCTCGGTCATGGAGCTGATCGGATTGATCCTGCTCCAGCTGCACGTGTCGCCCTGGTTTGTCTGCATTTTTCTGGGTATTGGTGCTGGAGGACTGTTCCCGATGGCGCTCATGCTGCCCATCGATGAGACGTCCACGGCGGAAGAGGCAAGCGCGCTGTCTGCGATGAATCAGTCCGGCGGGTATATTCTCGCTTCCTTCGGCCCTTTTTTGGTTGGCTTGATCCATGACCGCACCGGCAATTTTTCCGCCCCGCTCCTGGTCCTGACAGCCGTCGTCGTCGCGATGATGATCGTCCAGCTGCGGATCGGGAACAAAAAAGAGAAGTCCGTCCGTTCCGAAAAGCAGGCAGCTTCCAGTCTGCGTGGATCCAGCGCTCGTTAA
- the csaB gene encoding polysaccharide pyruvyl transferase CsaB, with protein MSRILISGYYGFNNAGDDVVLYGIISSLKREQPNISLAVLSNQPDRTAELFGIEAYNRWSFGTIVRELMRSDMLVMGGGTLMQDVTSPRSVLYYLGIVTIAKLLGKPVVFYAQGFGPILKPLSRSMIKRVVNRVDIITVRDYESGEDFKSCGVKKAPIHITADPALTISADDISDERGKELLHGLFDDPAKPLVAISVRDWKQEQHFKKVIAKAADWFLARGWNVLFLPMHFPSDLSPSRDIMEKMEASGARLLDAPVTFHDIMAVLKQCDYVVGMRLHSLILACMLRTPFIGISYDPKIDRFVERAGMPNAGHITRLDEAALLELLSDRLDRLEQEVDVVTEHSRLLEMEAAKSSKLVLQALRKKG; from the coding sequence ATGTCGCGAATTCTCATCTCCGGGTACTACGGCTTCAACAATGCCGGAGACGATGTGGTCCTGTACGGCATCATCAGCTCCCTCAAAAGGGAACAACCCAATATTTCCCTGGCCGTGTTGTCCAATCAGCCAGATCGTACAGCGGAACTGTTTGGGATTGAGGCCTACAACCGCTGGAGTTTCGGTACCATCGTCCGCGAGCTGATGCGAAGCGACATGCTGGTGATGGGGGGCGGTACGCTGATGCAGGACGTCACGAGTCCGCGCAGCGTCCTCTACTACTTGGGCATCGTCACCATCGCCAAGCTGCTGGGCAAACCTGTCGTCTTTTACGCACAAGGGTTTGGCCCGATCTTGAAGCCACTTAGCCGATCGATGATCAAGCGGGTGGTCAATCGGGTCGACATCATTACCGTGCGCGATTACGAATCGGGAGAAGACTTCAAATCGTGCGGGGTAAAAAAAGCCCCGATCCATATAACAGCAGACCCTGCTTTGACCATATCCGCCGACGACATATCGGACGAGCGCGGCAAGGAGCTCTTGCACGGACTGTTCGATGATCCTGCGAAGCCGCTGGTCGCCATTTCCGTACGCGATTGGAAGCAGGAACAGCATTTCAAGAAAGTCATCGCCAAGGCGGCCGACTGGTTTCTCGCTCGAGGCTGGAACGTCCTGTTTTTGCCGATGCACTTTCCCAGCGACTTGTCGCCATCTAGAGACATCATGGAGAAAATGGAAGCTTCGGGCGCGCGCCTGCTGGATGCGCCCGTCACTTTCCATGACATCATGGCCGTCTTGAAGCAGTGCGACTACGTCGTGGGGATGCGCCTGCACTCCTTGATTCTCGCGTGCATGCTGCGTACGCCTTTCATCGGCATCTCCTACGATCCGAAAATCGACCGCTTTGTCGAGCGTGCCGGCATGCCGAATGCCGGACACATCACCCGGCTGGACGAAGCCGCTCTGCTCGAACTGCTGTCCGATCGGCTGGACCGTCTCGAGCAGGAGGTAGACGTGGTGACCGAGCACTCCCGTCTGCTGGAAATGGAAGCGGCCAAAAGCAGCAAATTGGTGCTGCAAGCGCTGCGAAAAAAAGGCTGA